In the genome of Brachypodium distachyon strain Bd21 chromosome 3, Brachypodium_distachyon_v3.0, whole genome shotgun sequence, the window aaacattgtGTGTCATGATTGTAAAGAAATTTACAAGAAGTGAACTTTTTGCGAGAATTTATAAAGAACGAACGTCTCTGTACATTCCCTGTAATTccagtttttctgttttttgtttggaagAATCATTCCAGTCTAGTCAAGCAACGAGCCTCCTCCCAGCCGATGGGGCCCGCATCCGGCATCTCCTGAGAAGGAGTTCGTTCTCCTCCTTGGGTTCCAATGCGCCCTGCCCCTGAGCTCCGCGTGGAGATTGTCAGCGACGAGGAGATGGCCATCATCGaggccgcgctcgccgccgctgcttctgCCACCGCCCGTCCCCTCCTCTCCGCCGCTGCTTCTGCCACCGcccgccccctcctctccgccgctgcccgcggcgccgccactaTCTCCTGCGCTGCCTACACGACCGCCGGCGACATCGAGGACTCCCCGCCGTCGCAGCGGAGGTCGCTGCTCTCGCGGTTCCGGGAGCGCCGAGCTCTCGCCGTCACAGACATCACCGCCACGGTGAGCCCCCCAGTATTTGCGCCTTTCTCGGTTCTTTGCCCCCCTGGACAAATGTGGCGTGTCGCCATTTGTGCTTCgttctccaatgtataccgaTTGGTCGATTCCCCTCATTCATCTTAGGGGCTTCTCGTGGCAGGAGTGGTGCGACAAGCAGATGCAATTCGTGCTAGAACACGGGAAGCCAGAGAGGACCGAGGCGATGAAGGCCGGCTCTGAACGCCATTCCCAGCTCGAGGAAGAGGTGGGCTCTACTGTTTTGGTCCTTTTAAGAGATGGTTCCTGACTTAGGATGAGGCCAATTACTGAATGATTATGCCGTTTTCACCATGACACCAGAATACATGGTTTTGGCTAACGAATTACTCCAGGTTACAGAATAAAGACTGATTTAATGTTGTCATGGGCTTTGGGTTCCTGGTGTGACTTGTCCTAACCATTATATCTTTCCTACcttcatgatatatattttatcATAGATAACATGGGTCATGCCATCATCGATACTGGATCAATCCCCATTTAGCTTCTTACAAATCTGATACTCAAGCATAAGTGATAAGTGAGTGCTTCTGCCGATCATATCCCAATAGGATATCCTAATCAAAGCTTGTATACATACGAGTAATTTCTTATGAGGATTTGGAGAATAATAGCAATTTAAATCTAAATAAACGAAGAGAAGAATGTGACTCGTTTATTACATTGGAACAGGTTATTGAAAGAGTGGATGTTGCCATTAGATCTGCAGAAGAATCATGGGCAGTTAAATTCATGAACTTTATTGTGGGAACAAACCAATTATTGTGCAACGGCATGACGCGTGAACTTCCAGTGTACGTGCTAATATGCTTTAAACTTGCAACTGTAACTAATATTTTTGGTACTGACGGGAATGCTTTGTTGCAATATTGTTTTCCAGTGGGGATATAATGAAGCTTTTAAGCTTCGGAAAGATACTTTTTTGGTCAATTTAGTTTACATTTATGTCTGTGCAGGATTGGGGTTGTTGAAGGTTCATGGATGGTTGGAATTATTGATGAAATCCAAATGCCTGTTGATGATGTTTCATCTCATCCAATTCTGGTGGACACAAAGACACGTTTCAAGCCGACAATCCCCTCAGAAGCacagaaaagaaatggaaGGTTTTCCTGTTAGAATTGCTTTACTAACCATCAAAAGCGAGCAGACCGGCAAATCATGTCATGTCATAATGTGGCATTGGCAATTAATAATTCAAGCTTAGATTCAAATTTCTGTCCCATGACTAATGATTCCCTCCGAGTCAACTTATGTTTTGGGCTGAATTTACATGAAGTTGGATTAGTGCCCCCATTAGTCTGTTGAGAGTGCTAACTGGTGTATCAAAAAATTCATGGCTGAGGAAACGACTATTTGCTGGTAGATAGTACTTGAAAATGCTTGAGAATTTATCTAGTACCTAGATCTATACAGATACCTAAGTGTCAAGCTATGGTATCTTCATGCAAGGGAACTGCTCTAGGATCAATGAGTCGGTTATTTAATGGAATGGTACTTAAATCTCTTCAAGTTGTGATACTGAGAAAGTGCAGTCATTAGGAAAGTTTGCAGCACGTGCGTTCCATGTTTATTTTGCGCCATTTAAAAGATGCATCTTATGCACATATTCATGTAACTATTGCTGAGGTAATACGGCGAGTACTTCCCTGTACAAACAAATTCAGATAATTATTATGCATAATTTTCTACAGTTTCTAATTTCTTTAATCATACATTATGATAATACCAAGCTAGCAGCTGTTAAAGTTGTATGGTATCTGATCAACGTTTGTGACAGGCTTCAGCTGATGTGTTATAAATACCTATGGGACAGTTCTGTTGGTGAGAAATTTCCAGCAGAGAAGTTCTTCAGCTATTTTGACCTGGACCCCAACTACTTGTTATCAGATGATGTCAAACTGTACATTAGCTCATTGGGTTTCAATGCAAAGGTTATATATCTCACCTTTAACTTTGACTTCTGTTTTCCAACTATTTTACTGTGATTTGAATAACCGGTTGTCCTGGAAAATGATTTCATTCCATTTTCTTGGTACATTAACAATCCAATAGTATGTCATTGCTGGAAATTTTCTGTCCGCAGAATTTTGGGGATGTATTGAAATACTATAAGATTGCCTGCCACACACTATCACGATCTCAAGAGCAGCTGACCTTGAGGTAAATGATTTGCAGCCTGAACATTGCCGACCTGTTGTGATTACTGGATACTTTGATAACAGAAAAGGGATTTTTGGTGTACGCCAACAGGCTGTTGGACGTTTGCAAATCAAACATGGAAAACTTACAATGTACTTCTGCTTTCCTTTATAAATGCAGATATGAACTGCAGGCAGATCATTCCCTGCTAGAAGAATACAAGTTCTCTTATGATGATTGGTGGTTCAAGGATCAAATCCAGGAAGCCCTCAGCTTCTGGCTAGGGGCACGAGAACCAAAATTTGTAACTGAAGAGGAGTGGTGGAAATGTAAATTCTGCAAATTTGCGCCAAATTGCCCAAAGATCGCTTCCATCTCA includes:
- the LOC100829810 gene encoding exonuclease V, chloroplastic, which translates into the protein MRPAPELRVEIVSDEEMAIIEAALAAAASATARPLLSAAASATARPLLSAAARGAATISCAAYTTAGDIEDSPPSQRRSLLSRFRERRALAVTDITATEWCDKQMQFVLEHGKPERTEAMKAGSERHSQLEEEVIERVDVAIRSAEESWAVKFMNFIVGTNQLLCNGMTRELPVIGVVEGSWMVGIIDEIQMPVDDVSSHPILVDTKTRFKPTIPSEAQKRNGRLQLMCYKYLWDSSVGEKFPAEKFFSYFDLDPNYLLSDDVKLYISSLGFNAKNFGDVLKYYKIACHTLSRSQEQLTLRYELQADHSLLEEYKFSYDDWWFKDQIQEALSFWLGAREPKFVTEEEWWKCKFCKFAPNCPKIASISRC